Proteins encoded in a region of the Canis lupus familiaris isolate Mischka breed German Shepherd chromosome 1, alternate assembly UU_Cfam_GSD_1.0, whole genome shotgun sequence genome:
- the LOC102152670 gene encoding zinc finger protein 418 isoform X1 — MMKPGKRMMVRVSAPLPQLSALLRLPSPMAAAAPRAPAKGGVTFEDIAVYFSWKEWRLLDEAQRRLYHHVMLENFTLISSLGCCCGAEAVEAPIEQNASGGVSQTRTPRVALTSQKTHPCEMCGPVLRDIFHLAEQQGKENSQKLLRCGACGKRFYFSIKFEQQQHVGETLCRNGVDGACDVKSCGIHDSGKSFTCREVQKDFLSGSRHLRQEATASEEKPNTITQCRATLQSRKSHYPWGECKNAFSPKHPHVQDQGVHPGRQCFVCNECGKTFRYKSLFAIHQRSHTGERYHEFGKYGKYSRQRSTLSEHGKTHSGSRQYTCSKCGKSLGPKTVLIHPQRWHHGVKSYVCSECAKSYSCSSVSITHRVQPGERFYKCRGCGKSFPSMSALCYHRRSHTGERPFECSDCGKCFTARSVLHSHQRVHTGEKPYECNECGKSFLRRNSLNVHIKVHSSERPYKCNECGKSLKCKSAFIKHQRIHTGERPFECRECGKSFLRKNTLNVHIKVHSGERPYKCNECGKSFKFKSTFIKHQRIHTGERPYECNECGKSFISRTDLRYHQRIHTGERPYECSECGKSFVRQNILKVHRKVHSGERPYKCNECGKSLKCKSSLIKHQRIHTGERPYECSECGKSFITSSVLHSHQRVHTGERPYECSECGKTFTTSSVLRDHQRLHTGERPYECSKCGKTFTTSSALHYHHRVHTGERPYECSECGKSFVRRNSLSVHLKVHSGEKPYKCNECGKSLKCKSTFIQHQRIHTGERPYECSECGKSFSATSVLRSHQRVHTGERPYECNECQKSFTSSSALRSHQRVHTGERPYKCDDCGKFFLHRNSLNVHIKVHSGERPYKCNECGKSLNYKSTFIQHQRIHTGEKPYLCNECGKSFSHSCALRYHRQSHLGISPYDCSECGKSFTTSSVLRDHQRLHTGERPYECSECGKSFTARSVLRSHQRVHSRERPYECSECGKSFVRRNSLNVHIKVHSGEKPYKCNECGKSWKCKSTFIKHQRIHTGEKSFTCSECGKSFISYGALGHHHRVHSGDRP; from the exons ATGATGAAGCCTGGAAAAAGAATGATGGTCCGGGTGTCCGCTCCGCTCCCTCAGCTCTCGGCCCTACTCCGCCTCCCGAGTCCGATGGCGGCGGCCGCGCCCAGGGCCCCGGCGAAG GGTGGCGTGACCTTTGAGGACATTGCCGTGTACTTCTCCTGGAAGGAGTGGAGACTTCTGGATGAGGCTCAGAGACGGCTGTACCACcatgtgatgctggagaacttTACACTTATATCCTCACTGG GTTGCTGCTGTGGAGCAGAGGCTGTGGAGGCACCCATTGAACAGAATGCTTCTGGAGGTGTGTCACAGACCAGGACGCCCAGGGTAGCTCTGACTTCCCAGAAGACCCACCCCTGTGAGATGTGTGGTCCAGTCTTGAGAGACATTTTCCATTTGGCTGAGcagcagggaaaagaaaacagccaGAAACTGTTGAGGTGCGGAGCATGTGGGAAACGATTTTATTTCAGTATAAAGTTTGAACAGCAGCAGCACGTGGGAGAAACACTATGCAGAAACGGTGTGGATGGGGCCTGTGACGTGAAGAGCTGCGGAATCCATGATTCAGGAAAGTCCTTTACCTGTAGGGAAGTTCAGAAGGACTTCCTGTCTGGCTCGAGACATCTGCGGCAAGAGGCCACTGCGAGTGAGGAGAAGCCAAACACCATCACACAGTGCAGGGCAACTTTACAAAGCAGAAAAAGTCATTATCCTTGGGGAGAATGCAAGAACGCCTTTAGTCCCAAACATCCCCATGTTCAGGACCAGGGTGTCCACCCTGGAAGACAGTGCTTTGtgtgtaatgaatgtgggaaaacaTTCAGGTACAAATCATTATTTGCTATACACCAGAGATCTCATACTGGAGAAAGATATCATGAGTTTGGCAAATATGGAAAATACTCTAGGCAAAGATCAACCCTGAGTGAACATGGAAAGACTCACAGTGGATCCAGGCAATACACGTGTAGCAAATGTGGGAAATCCTTAGGTCCCAAAACTGTCCTCATTCATCCCCAGAGATGGCATCATGGAGTAAAGAGTTATGTGTGCAGTGAATGTGCAAAATCTTATAGCTGTAGCTCAGTGTCGATTACTCATAGAGTTCAACCTGGAGAAAGGTTTTATAAGTGTCGTGGCTGTGGAAAatcttttccctctatgtctgcCCTCTGTTATCATCGGAGATCTCACACAGGGGAAAGACCTTTTGAGTGCAGTGATTGTGGAAAGTGTTTTACTGCTCGTTCTGTCCTCCATTCTCACCAGAgggttcacactggagaaaagccTTATGAGTGCAATGAATGTGGCAAGTCCTTTTTGCGAAGAAATAGCCTCAATGTACACATAAAGGTTCACTCAAGTGAAAGGCcttataaatgtaatgaatgtgggaaatctttgAAGTGTAAGTCAGCATTCATTAAACACCAGAGAATTCACACAGGAGAAAGGCCTTTTGAGTGCAGAGAATGTGGCAAGTCCTTTCTCCGAAAAAATACTCTCAATGTACACATAAAGGTTCACTCAGGTGAAAGGCCTTATAAgtgcaatgaatgtgggaaatcatTTAAGTTTAAGTCAACATTCATTAAACACCAGagaattcacacaggagagaGGCCTTATGAgtgcaatgaatgtgggaaatcttttatATCTAGGACTGACCTGCGTTATCATCaaagaattcacactggagaaaggccttatgagtgcagtgaatgtggcaAGTCTTTTGTCCGACAAAATATCCTCAAAGTACACAGAAAGGTTCACTCAGGTGAAAGGCCTTATaagtgtaatgaatgtgggaaatctttgAAGTGTAAGTCATCGTTGATTAAACACCAGAGAATTCACAcaggagaaaggccttatgagtgcAGTGAATGCGGGAAGTCTTTTATTACTAGTTCTGTCCTTCATTCTCATcagagagttcacactggagaaaggccttatgagtgcagtgaatgtgggaaaactTTTACCACTAGTTCTGTCCTCCGTGATCACCAGAGACTTCAtactggagaaaggccttatgagtgtAGTAAATGTGGGAAAACTTTTACCACAAGTTCTGCCCTCCATTATCATCAcagagttcacactggagaaaggccttatgagtgcagtgaatgtggcaAGTCTTTTGTCCGAAGAAATAGCCTGAGTGTACACCTAAAGGTTCACTCAGGTGAAAAACcttataaatgtaatgaatgtgggaaatcatTGAAGTGTAAGTCAACATTCAttcaacatcagagaattcacacaggaGAACGGCCTTatgaatgcagtgaatgtgggaaatctttttctgctacttctgTCCTTCGTTCTCACCAGAGAGTTCACACgggagaaaggccttatgagtgcAATGAATGTCAAAAATCTTTTACCTCTAGTTCTGCCCTCCGTTCTCACCAAAGAGTACACACAGGAGAAAGACCTTATAAGTGCGATGACTGTGGCAAGTTCTTTCTCCACAGAAATAGCCTCAATGTACATATTAAGGTTCACTCAGGTGAAAGGCcttataaatgtaatgaatgtggcaAATCTTTGAACTATAAGTCGACGTTCATCCAACACCAGAGAATTCACACAGGAGAAAAGCCTTATCTGTGCAATGAATGTGGGAAGTCTTTTAGTCATAGCTGTGCCCTCCGGTATCATCGTCAAAGTCACCTTGGAATAAGTCCTTATGACtgtagtgaatgtgggaaatcttttaccACTAGTTCTGTCCTCCGTGACCACCAGAGacttcacactggagaaaggccctatgagtgcagtgaatgtgggaaatcttttaccGCTCGCTCTGTCCTCCGTTCTCACCAGAGAGTTCACTCTCGGGAAAGGCCTTatgaatgcagtgaatgtggcAAGTCCTTTGTCAGAAGAAATAGCCTCAATGTACACATAAAGGTTCACTCAGGTGAAAAGCCTTATaagtgtaatgaatgtgggaaatcttgGAAGTGCAagtcaacattcataaaacaccAGAGAATTCACACAGGGGAAAAGTCTTTCActtgcagtgaatgtgggaaatcttttatTAGTTACGGTGCTCTTGGCCATCATCACAGAGTTCACAGTGGTGACAGGCCTTAG
- the LOC102152670 gene encoding zinc finger protein 665 isoform X2: MLENFTLISSLGCCCGAEAVEAPIEQNASGGVSQTRTPRVALTSQKTHPCEMCGPVLRDIFHLAEQQGKENSQKLLRCGACGKRFYFSIKFEQQQHVGETLCRNGVDGACDVKSCGIHDSGKSFTCREVQKDFLSGSRHLRQEATASEEKPNTITQCRATLQSRKSHYPWGECKNAFSPKHPHVQDQGVHPGRQCFVCNECGKTFRYKSLFAIHQRSHTGERYHEFGKYGKYSRQRSTLSEHGKTHSGSRQYTCSKCGKSLGPKTVLIHPQRWHHGVKSYVCSECAKSYSCSSVSITHRVQPGERFYKCRGCGKSFPSMSALCYHRRSHTGERPFECSDCGKCFTARSVLHSHQRVHTGEKPYECNECGKSFLRRNSLNVHIKVHSSERPYKCNECGKSLKCKSAFIKHQRIHTGERPFECRECGKSFLRKNTLNVHIKVHSGERPYKCNECGKSFKFKSTFIKHQRIHTGERPYECNECGKSFISRTDLRYHQRIHTGERPYECSECGKSFVRQNILKVHRKVHSGERPYKCNECGKSLKCKSSLIKHQRIHTGERPYECSECGKSFITSSVLHSHQRVHTGERPYECSECGKTFTTSSVLRDHQRLHTGERPYECSKCGKTFTTSSALHYHHRVHTGERPYECSECGKSFVRRNSLSVHLKVHSGEKPYKCNECGKSLKCKSTFIQHQRIHTGERPYECSECGKSFSATSVLRSHQRVHTGERPYECNECQKSFTSSSALRSHQRVHTGERPYKCDDCGKFFLHRNSLNVHIKVHSGERPYKCNECGKSLNYKSTFIQHQRIHTGEKPYLCNECGKSFSHSCALRYHRQSHLGISPYDCSECGKSFTTSSVLRDHQRLHTGERPYECSECGKSFTARSVLRSHQRVHSRERPYECSECGKSFVRRNSLNVHIKVHSGEKPYKCNECGKSWKCKSTFIKHQRIHTGEKSFTCSECGKSFISYGALGHHHRVHSGDRP; this comes from the exons atgctggagaacttTACACTTATATCCTCACTGG GTTGCTGCTGTGGAGCAGAGGCTGTGGAGGCACCCATTGAACAGAATGCTTCTGGAGGTGTGTCACAGACCAGGACGCCCAGGGTAGCTCTGACTTCCCAGAAGACCCACCCCTGTGAGATGTGTGGTCCAGTCTTGAGAGACATTTTCCATTTGGCTGAGcagcagggaaaagaaaacagccaGAAACTGTTGAGGTGCGGAGCATGTGGGAAACGATTTTATTTCAGTATAAAGTTTGAACAGCAGCAGCACGTGGGAGAAACACTATGCAGAAACGGTGTGGATGGGGCCTGTGACGTGAAGAGCTGCGGAATCCATGATTCAGGAAAGTCCTTTACCTGTAGGGAAGTTCAGAAGGACTTCCTGTCTGGCTCGAGACATCTGCGGCAAGAGGCCACTGCGAGTGAGGAGAAGCCAAACACCATCACACAGTGCAGGGCAACTTTACAAAGCAGAAAAAGTCATTATCCTTGGGGAGAATGCAAGAACGCCTTTAGTCCCAAACATCCCCATGTTCAGGACCAGGGTGTCCACCCTGGAAGACAGTGCTTTGtgtgtaatgaatgtgggaaaacaTTCAGGTACAAATCATTATTTGCTATACACCAGAGATCTCATACTGGAGAAAGATATCATGAGTTTGGCAAATATGGAAAATACTCTAGGCAAAGATCAACCCTGAGTGAACATGGAAAGACTCACAGTGGATCCAGGCAATACACGTGTAGCAAATGTGGGAAATCCTTAGGTCCCAAAACTGTCCTCATTCATCCCCAGAGATGGCATCATGGAGTAAAGAGTTATGTGTGCAGTGAATGTGCAAAATCTTATAGCTGTAGCTCAGTGTCGATTACTCATAGAGTTCAACCTGGAGAAAGGTTTTATAAGTGTCGTGGCTGTGGAAAatcttttccctctatgtctgcCCTCTGTTATCATCGGAGATCTCACACAGGGGAAAGACCTTTTGAGTGCAGTGATTGTGGAAAGTGTTTTACTGCTCGTTCTGTCCTCCATTCTCACCAGAgggttcacactggagaaaagccTTATGAGTGCAATGAATGTGGCAAGTCCTTTTTGCGAAGAAATAGCCTCAATGTACACATAAAGGTTCACTCAAGTGAAAGGCcttataaatgtaatgaatgtgggaaatctttgAAGTGTAAGTCAGCATTCATTAAACACCAGAGAATTCACACAGGAGAAAGGCCTTTTGAGTGCAGAGAATGTGGCAAGTCCTTTCTCCGAAAAAATACTCTCAATGTACACATAAAGGTTCACTCAGGTGAAAGGCCTTATAAgtgcaatgaatgtgggaaatcatTTAAGTTTAAGTCAACATTCATTAAACACCAGagaattcacacaggagagaGGCCTTATGAgtgcaatgaatgtgggaaatcttttatATCTAGGACTGACCTGCGTTATCATCaaagaattcacactggagaaaggccttatgagtgcagtgaatgtggcaAGTCTTTTGTCCGACAAAATATCCTCAAAGTACACAGAAAGGTTCACTCAGGTGAAAGGCCTTATaagtgtaatgaatgtgggaaatctttgAAGTGTAAGTCATCGTTGATTAAACACCAGAGAATTCACAcaggagaaaggccttatgagtgcAGTGAATGCGGGAAGTCTTTTATTACTAGTTCTGTCCTTCATTCTCATcagagagttcacactggagaaaggccttatgagtgcagtgaatgtgggaaaactTTTACCACTAGTTCTGTCCTCCGTGATCACCAGAGACTTCAtactggagaaaggccttatgagtgtAGTAAATGTGGGAAAACTTTTACCACAAGTTCTGCCCTCCATTATCATCAcagagttcacactggagaaaggccttatgagtgcagtgaatgtggcaAGTCTTTTGTCCGAAGAAATAGCCTGAGTGTACACCTAAAGGTTCACTCAGGTGAAAAACcttataaatgtaatgaatgtgggaaatcatTGAAGTGTAAGTCAACATTCAttcaacatcagagaattcacacaggaGAACGGCCTTatgaatgcagtgaatgtgggaaatctttttctgctacttctgTCCTTCGTTCTCACCAGAGAGTTCACACgggagaaaggccttatgagtgcAATGAATGTCAAAAATCTTTTACCTCTAGTTCTGCCCTCCGTTCTCACCAAAGAGTACACACAGGAGAAAGACCTTATAAGTGCGATGACTGTGGCAAGTTCTTTCTCCACAGAAATAGCCTCAATGTACATATTAAGGTTCACTCAGGTGAAAGGCcttataaatgtaatgaatgtggcaAATCTTTGAACTATAAGTCGACGTTCATCCAACACCAGAGAATTCACACAGGAGAAAAGCCTTATCTGTGCAATGAATGTGGGAAGTCTTTTAGTCATAGCTGTGCCCTCCGGTATCATCGTCAAAGTCACCTTGGAATAAGTCCTTATGACtgtagtgaatgtgggaaatcttttaccACTAGTTCTGTCCTCCGTGACCACCAGAGacttcacactggagaaaggccctatgagtgcagtgaatgtgggaaatcttttaccGCTCGCTCTGTCCTCCGTTCTCACCAGAGAGTTCACTCTCGGGAAAGGCCTTatgaatgcagtgaatgtggcAAGTCCTTTGTCAGAAGAAATAGCCTCAATGTACACATAAAGGTTCACTCAGGTGAAAAGCCTTATaagtgtaatgaatgtgggaaatcttgGAAGTGCAagtcaacattcataaaacaccAGAGAATTCACACAGGGGAAAAGTCTTTCActtgcagtgaatgtgggaaatcttttatTAGTTACGGTGCTCTTGGCCATCATCACAGAGTTCACAGTGGTGACAGGCCTTAG